In the genome of Rhodoferax fermentans, one region contains:
- a CDS encoding MFS transporter has protein sequence MTSATHTLPTPVPLQQDAAIIGLVGLAHAASHFGHLLLVPLFPVFMSEFGLSFSQLGLLTSTFFVVSGVGQASAGFVVDKLGARPMLFAALGLFVLACLVASQATGYSSLLVVAAMAGLANATFHPVDFTILNQRVSAARLGHAFSAHGLTGNLGWALAPVFFVTLNSLYSWRSAYLAAALMYLAIITLLLFNRDKLSTQAAVHAADTPAEHSLAFMKLPVVWWCFAFFLLSTMTLAVVQNFSVSILKALHGIPFETATFTLTAYMLCGALGTFVGGFVAANARQSDRVVALSMSAAAVLLGLCGTGLFGPTLSMVVLASTGFAVGVGGPSRDMMIKKATPKGATGRVYGLVYSGLDTGFAISPLVFGAFMDRGWYSATLLGAAAVLLLSVVAALGVGQRTQARA, from the coding sequence ATGACCTCTGCCACCCACACGCTCCCCACCCCTGTCCCCCTGCAACAAGACGCGGCCATCATCGGCCTGGTCGGGCTAGCCCATGCGGCCTCGCACTTTGGCCATCTGTTGCTGGTGCCGCTGTTTCCGGTGTTCATGAGCGAGTTTGGCCTGAGTTTTTCGCAGCTCGGGCTGCTGACGAGCACGTTTTTTGTGGTCTCCGGTGTGGGCCAGGCCTCTGCCGGGTTTGTGGTGGACAAGCTTGGTGCGCGGCCGATGTTGTTTGCGGCGCTGGGCCTGTTTGTGCTGGCCTGCCTGGTGGCCTCGCAGGCCACCGGTTACAGCAGCTTGTTGGTGGTGGCGGCGATGGCCGGGCTGGCCAATGCCACCTTTCACCCGGTGGACTTCACCATTCTGAACCAGCGTGTCTCGGCAGCCCGGCTGGGCCACGCCTTCAGTGCGCACGGCCTCACTGGCAACCTGGGCTGGGCGCTGGCGCCAGTGTTTTTTGTCACCCTCAACAGCCTATACAGCTGGCGCAGTGCCTACCTGGCGGCTGCGCTGATGTACCTGGCCATCATCACCTTGCTGCTGTTCAACCGCGACAAACTCAGCACCCAGGCGGCGGTGCATGCGGCTGACACACCTGCCGAACACAGCCTGGCTTTCATGAAGCTGCCGGTGGTGTGGTGGTGTTTTGCCTTCTTTTTGCTCTCGACCATGACGCTGGCGGTGGTGCAGAACTTTTCGGTGTCGATCCTCAAGGCGCTGCACGGCATCCCTTTTGAGACCGCCACGTTCACCCTCACCGCGTACATGTTGTGTGGTGCGCTGGGCACCTTTGTGGGCGGCTTTGTGGCCGCCAATGCGCGCCAGAGTGACCGGGTGGTGGCGCTGTCCATGTCGGCGGCGGCGGTTTTGCTCGGGCTGTGTGGCACCGGCCTGTTTGGGCCGACGCTGAGCATGGTGGTGCTGGCCAGCACCGGTTTTGCGGTGGGGGTGGGCGGCCCTTCGCGCGACATGATGATCAAAAAAGCCACACCCAAAGGCGCCACCGGCCGGGTCTATGGCCTGGTTTATTCGGGGTTGGACACCGGTTTTGCGATCTCGCCGCTGGTGTTTGGCGCGTTCATGGACCGGGGCTGGTATAGCGCCACGCTGCTGGGGGCTGCCGCTGTGTTGCTGCTCAGTGTGGTGGCTGCGCTAGGGGTGGGCCAGCGCACCCAGGCTCGGGCCTGA
- a CDS encoding hemerythrin domain-containing protein produces MPTPPDSSSAALIEHILNTFHEGHRRDLPALINLARQLPTTGAAPSFADELQALMLDLEAHMFKEEMRLFPMMEQGGNTLIGLLINDMEQEHARHSQHTPQMTARLAALQVPPDHQTTLNALRTGWQAFLDELAQHVAAEDNGLFLMFKTPDTDV; encoded by the coding sequence ATGCCCACCCCACCCGACAGCAGCAGCGCCGCGCTGATAGAACACATCCTCAACACCTTCCACGAAGGCCATCGCCGTGACCTGCCAGCCCTGATCAACCTGGCGCGCCAGCTGCCCACCACGGGGGCCGCACCGTCGTTTGCCGACGAGTTGCAGGCCTTGATGCTGGACCTGGAGGCGCACATGTTCAAGGAAGAAATGCGCCTGTTCCCGATGATGGAACAAGGCGGCAACACCCTGATTGGCCTGCTGATCAACGACATGGAGCAAGAGCACGCGCGCCACAGCCAACACACACCGCAGATGACCGCACGTCTGGCCGCGCTGCAGGTGCCCCCCGACCACCAGACCACGTTGAACGCCCTCAGAACCGGTTGGCAAGCCTTCTTGGACGAGCTGGCCCAACATGTGGCCGCCGAAGACAACGGACTTTTCCTGATGTTCAAGACCCCCGACACCGATGTATAA